GTTACACTTTGGGCACAAATCAATGAGGAATCTGATCTGTGGGAAAGAAGGAAACCCTTGGAGGTGGGCGGGGAGGATTCAGAAACACCCGCTGGAGGCCCCAAACTCCCAATAAGACTCATTGATTTTATTGTCAGTCTGCAGACAGGAGCTggagaactgaacccaggcagaggagagggagggagaaaactgggagtggaggaaagaaatggtggagatggtgagatgggtttggatttcagcccagggaggagggagagtgtgtgggacggggATTTACAGCTTTGGGGAAACAAGAGGGGAAAAAGTGTTCCACAGAAACTAGAATTGTACCCGATATCTGCCTTGGATTTAAAGTGATGACTTGTGTAATCTCCTTATAAAGGATAATATTAGGAGAGGATTTATGGATAGAAACTCAAACCAAACTTCATGTCAAGAACTGACGGTCAGTTAGTtgatcaggacctgaatatcagGCCTTTGAATGTGAAAGGAGAGTCTGCTCTGTCTGTGGGAGAAAATTTCAAACATcaatgtgactggaaaagcaccaagacacactgccctccccctaACCCCCTGAGTGACAGCAttacagtgcactgactgtggaagggGTTTTAGCAAGTTACGCAGCCTGAACAAACATCACACCATTTCCAGTGGGGGAGAAACTGTACACATGTTCTATGTGTAGATGAGGCTTCAACTGATTGTCCAGCCTGGAAAGACACAAGTATACTGgtaccatggagaaaccgtggaaatgcgAGGACTGTGGTAAAGGATTCAGTTATAGATCCCGGCTGGAAtatcatcgacgcagtcacacctGGGCCGGCATAGTGGAAAAACAatggaaatgtgaggactgtggTAAAGGTTTTGATTATCCATCCCTGCTGGAAAaccatcgacgcagtcacactggggagaggccgttcatctgTTCCGTGTGTGGCAAGGGATTTACTCAGCCTACCTGCCTAATgttacaccagcgaattcacactgaggagaggccattcagctgcactTCCTGTGGAAAGAGGTTCAGGTCTTCATCtgacctcaatcaacatcagcgagttcacactggggagagaccgttcacctgctccatgtgtgggaagggattcacaaaGTCATCCAACCTGGTTACTCATCAGCGAATTCACTCTGAGGAGAAGCCATTCAACTGCACTTCCTGTGGAAAGAGGTTCAGGTATTCATCCACCCTCGAagaacaccagcgaattcacactggggagaagccattcacctgctcagtgtgtgggcagggatttactcagtcatccagcctggtgagtcatcagcgagttcacactggggagaggccattcagctgcactTTCTGCGGGAAGAGTTTCAAGCAGTCATACGCCCTTGttgaacaccagcgagttcacactggggagagaccattcacctgctctgtgtgtggaaagagattcactgTATCATCCACCCTTAAGtcacaccagcaaattcacactgaggagaagccattcagctgcactgactgtggaaagaggttCAGGTGTTCATCTGCTCTCTTtgtgcaccagcgagttcacactggagagagaccgttcacctgctctgtgtgtgggaagggattcactcgctCCTGCAGTCTAGTGACACACGAGCGACTTCATAAGTGACTGCAGGAGTTGGAttttgctcattttgctgctgttaatcacacccTGGATTGATAGTCTGGGTTTGTCTCTGCTGATGTTAACAATCCCTCTAACtggctggagtttaatattctggagATGTCACTGTTTTTCAGGGTTGCAATGTCCCTTTTTAAAAGCACCATCAGTGATTTTTCCCTTTAACTCAAGAACTCTCACCAGGAACTATAAACAATAAAATTGTGAACTTTTACTTCAATCCAAAATTGATCTTTGGTGCAAACTCTACAATTCAGTATCTGGAATGTTCCACTGATTAACATCTCTAATCAGAAAATGCTGATTAATCCTTGCTGACAATTCCGACTTTCTTGCACATTACTTACAGTGACAACTTCATtctgaaattaaattatcaaggaactcTCATGAGACGGACACCTCTCAATCTCCATTTAACTATTTCCCGCAGCTTCCTGTCATGGTTGAGTTGGACAAGCTGAAAGACAGCCGACAAGGATGGAATTCCAGCTAAAATTCTCAAGCATAGCAACTCCTGTTTACTGCTATATCTTAATGATTTCTTTCTTCTCTGTTGGAAGATAGGATCCATTCCCAGGACATGAGTGACACAAAAATCATCATCATACGCAAGACAGAGGAGATTGCAGCAAGACCTTtgtccatcaaatctcctcagtCTCATCCACTCCTTTCATAAcaacacaccctgtactgtacagtTTGATGGCTCCACTGACAGTTTCAGGGTGAAGAATGGACTGAAACAGGGCTGTATCCGAGCCCCCACTTTGTTTGGTATTTTCTTTTCCATGTTCATGACCTTGGCCTTCCCTGCAGACATGGAAGGAGTTTCCCTGCATACTCGATCAGATGGCAAACTCTACAACCTGTCCAGTCTGAAAGTGAAGTCAAAAAAATACAGCCTGTCTCGATCACAGACCTCTGCAACAGTGATGATGCCATGCTAGTGACTCACACAGAAACTCAGCTACAAAGACTCAtgcactgtctctcccatgtctGTAACTTGTTCTCCCTTGCTGTAAACATCAAGAAAACTGTGGTTTGGGGACATGGTCTCACATCTCCAATCTAAATATCACACTAAATAACACTCCGCTGGAAGTGGTCAGTGAAATCTATGACCTTGGGTCCACAGTGACAGACAATTTATTTTTCAATGCAGAGCTCGATACACATGTAGGGAAAGCAGCTCCACCTTTGGCCAACTCACGAATCGTCCATGGAATAACATCAAGCTGCCTCTCAGCACCAAGATGCTGGTTTATGAGGCCTGTGACCTCAGCACCTTGTTATCTGCCTGTGAAACATGGACGATTTACAGTGATCAGGAAAGGAAGCTCAACAACTTTCACCTTCGCTGTTTGAGGCACATTCTGGGCGtctcagggacagaatcaggaatgCGGTTGTCCTCTCAAAGACAAATCTCCCAAGTCTGCTGGCTGTCATCAAGCAGAGGTGACTTCACTGGCTCGGGTATGTTCACAGGATGGAGGACGGTCATTACAGTGACTTGGCAACAGGTGCCAACACTGAAAACAACAACCCACAACCGCACCTGAGAACCATTTCATATGTGCCAcctgtggcagaacctgcctctcacagattggtctcttcagccatcagtaAAAGTGAACCATATgaaactcccccatccccaacagttTGATTTGCTGCACGTCCACCATCTAATGTAGGtggaaggatgatgacaacatcaGTAAAAGAGGAAGGCTGGAATGGGAATAGGATCATTAAGGGATTAGGCAGGATAATACCACAGGGAACGATAGAGAGATGACCGAAATATTCAGTAATTATTGTGTTTCGGTATTTCCCAGGGAGATAGAACAGGGAGATGtgacattgaatgatgagatgagtCATGAGATAAGTCAATTTAAAGTCCAGAAAGGGGCTGTATTAAAGAAACAAATCAAACTCAAAAGAGAATAAAGTCTCGGATCCAAATGGATTGCAACCACAGATTTTTGTTTAAATCTAGGGAAAAGATAACAGAAGCTGCACTACAGAGATTTAATCATTCATTAAAAAGATGTAGTGCTTGAAGACTGgcaaatagctaatgtaactcctatATTTAAAATGGTAGACAGAATAtgcccagggaattatagaccagtcagcttcaCATCCGTGGTAGGAAAAGGTGTGAGTCTGGGTGGAGCAGAGGAACAAGGGGATCTCAGAGTGCAAACACCCCAAACAATAAAAGCAGTGCCCCAGGTTAGCAGGGCCATAAAACAGAAAACCAAGCACTaggatttatttctagagggatagaattgaaatgtACGGAAGTTAAGCTGAATCTATAtcaagccttggtgagaccacactgagAGTACTGCGTACGGTTCTGgccaccatattataaaaaggatatagagacattggaaggtgcagagaagattgaCCAGGATGATACCAGCTGGTCTGCAGCAGAGTGGGAGAAATGATGTGAGGCTGGTCTAGGAGAGGGATGATGGAGAAAGGAGACATGCAAGTGGGAACTCCACACAGAGCGTTCTCACTTCTGACCCTTTAACTGGCCTCACCCACCACTCCCAGGCAGTACCTGACAGGCTGCCTCATCTCCCTCTAGCTGAGTctgtcccttcctcctcctcctctgctatGCAATGTTGTGAGGGTGCAGCACATCACTATTATTCTGGAGTCCATGGCTGCCTAGTACCGAAGATCACCTCCAGACCTATCCAGACACCTGAAACACATCGTCAACATTGTGATGCTTTGTTCGATGACACACCTGGTGGTCATATGACTCTGGTTGCATCATTCCTGAACCTCATTGGTGCAGTTCCTCACATGAGGCAAGTTTGAAGGGGGGTGTCCCTGGTCTCCAATAATCGGGTCCTTAAATCCGGTTCCTGGAATGAGCTCATCTGGAATATTGGAACGTCACAGTCTCAGGGCAGCTCCCAGACCTgcgggataatgttcactgttttatattcgggtctgtgggataatgttcactgttttatattcgggtctgggggataatgttcactgttttatatttgggtctgggggataatgttcactgttttatatttagttctggggataatgttcacttttatattcgggtctgggggataatgttcactcttatattcgggtctggggataatgttcactattttatATTCATGTCtggggggataatgttcactgttttatattcgggtctgggggataatgttcactgttttatattcgggtctgggagataatgttcactgttttatattcgggtctggggataatgttcactgttttatattcgggtctgggggataatgttcgctgttttatattcgggtctgggggataattttcgctgttttatattcgggtcttgGGGGATaacgttcactgttttatattcgggcctgggggataatgttcacagTTTTATATTCGAGTCTGGGGGATAATATTcgctgttttatattcgggtctgtgggggtggggggatggataATGTTCACtcttttatattcgggtctgggggataacgTTCACTGTTTTATTTTGGGCTCTGTTTTTTTATGAGATAAGGTTAATTCTGCCTCTTGGTGAATGCTGGGTTGTTCGAGCCACCATTTAAATCCCTAATCTCAGGTCAGTGACTGAGTTTTCTCCAATAGGATGGGGATTCTGGGTGGGGGTAAAGTGCCTCAGGGACAGTGATGGGCAGGAATGTGTATAAAATAAACCCAGGCTACACCAAGTAATGGTGaccaccatgaaaccatcatGAACAATCTCAGCGCATGTCATAAAAATTTGGAGAATGTTTTATCAGAACCTTTGATCAATTTTGTTCTATTAAATATTGTAACTGATGAGTTGGATTGCTGGTGATTTTCTAAAGGCAGCTCAGGACCATCCATTTCACCATGAACCCGGCCCTGGGGTCTGTGGTGAACTTCAGACCA
Above is a window of Carcharodon carcharias isolate sCarCar2 chromosome 27, sCarCar2.pri, whole genome shotgun sequence DNA encoding:
- the LOC121270220 gene encoding gastrula zinc finger protein XlCGF8.2DB-like, producing the protein MEKPWKCEDCGKGFSYRSRLEYHRRSHTWAGIVEKQWKCEDCGKGFDYPSLLENHRRSHTGERPFICSVCGKGFTQPTCLMLHQRIHTEERPFSCTSCGKRFRSSSDLNQHQRVHTGERPFTCSMCGKGFTKSSNLVTHQRIHSEEKPFNCTSCGKRFRYSSTLEEHQRIHTGEKPFTCSVCGQGFTQSSSLVSHQRVHTGERPFSCTFCGKSFKQSYALVEHQRVHTGERPFTCSVCGKRFTVSSTLKSHQQIHTEEKPFSCTDCGKRFRCSSALFVHQRVHTGERPFTCSVCGKGFTRSCSLVTHERLHK